The Deltaproteobacteria bacterium genome has a window encoding:
- a CDS encoding glycosyltransferase: MEWPPAVDVTRTRVTVLMSVYNGERFLCPAVESILNQSFGDFHFLIIDDGSTDSTQEILKSYADPRIEVIRNPSNLGLTISLNRGLNRARGEYVARMDGDDLSMPRRLACQVEFLDENPEVVIAGSYYIKIDTIGRKVSEIMIPQGGDRIVAQLLFENPFCHGSLMFRTDAVLGMGGYDESIPYGQDYNLLVRAARIGELGVVPRFLYQLRLVPEGISTLRHREQLDGVLRYSSDFLRLCLDDPSGEEVDAFARFQQARLTKDWSLIRSGDMSRIRPVFSFISKTSFGRRYWRKHLFSWAVHLLRHSRTSSLELFSVLLREFCGICEPRQLLRYAYHYAKACLAHSGVTGNG; the protein is encoded by the coding sequence GTGGAGTGGCCACCAGCAGTGGACGTGACAAGGACGAGAGTCACGGTTCTCATGTCGGTCTACAACGGGGAACGGTTTCTCTGCCCGGCGGTGGAGAGTATCCTGAACCAGAGTTTCGGGGATTTCCACTTTCTCATAATAGACGACGGCTCTACAGACAGCACGCAAGAGATCCTCAAGTCCTATGCAGACCCCAGGATCGAGGTGATAAGAAACCCGTCGAACCTCGGCCTCACCATATCGCTCAACCGTGGGCTCAACCGTGCAAGGGGCGAGTATGTGGCGAGGATGGACGGGGACGACCTATCCATGCCCAGGCGCCTCGCCTGCCAGGTGGAGTTCCTCGACGAGAACCCGGAAGTCGTCATCGCCGGGTCGTACTATATCAAGATAGATACCATTGGCAGGAAGGTCTCGGAGATCATGATCCCCCAGGGGGGAGACCGTATTGTGGCACAGCTCCTTTTTGAAAACCCCTTCTGCCATGGATCCCTCATGTTCAGGACCGATGCGGTCCTCGGCATGGGAGGGTATGACGAGTCCATTCCCTACGGGCAGGACTACAACCTCCTGGTCAGGGCCGCTCGAATCGGCGAGCTCGGGGTCGTCCCCCGCTTCCTCTACCAGCTCCGGCTGGTTCCTGAGGGGATTTCCACACTCAGGCATCGGGAGCAGTTGGATGGCGTTCTGCGGTATTCGTCGGACTTCCTGAGGCTCTGTCTTGACGACCCATCGGGCGAAGAAGTCGACGCCTTTGCCCGTTTTCAACAGGCCCGTCTGACCAAGGATTGGTCCCTTATCCGTTCGGGAGACATGTCCAGGATCAGGCCGGTCTTCTCTTTTATCTCCAAGACCTCCTTTGGCCGCCGGTACTGGCGAAAGCACCTGTTTTCCTGGGCCGTCCACCTGCTCAGGCACAGCAGGACCAGCTCGCTGGAGCTTTTTTCCGTTCTTCTCAGGGAATTTTGCGGGATCTGTGAGCCCAGACAACTCCTCCGCTATGCTTACCACTACGCCAAGGCATGTCTTGCCCATTCCGGTGTCACAGGAAACGGCTAG
- a CDS encoding glycosyltransferase family 4 protein: MFDKRIAFVTKSPFGPATTTIGGVGSIIRSVATESKRLGARPMVIVDQYVKDAPSAKRWVRDGIPVYRFPLLRSIPRSAHLFGKTRRRQLAAWMGLPRVLKWIRPDLIYFNVSGDGRLRFAYEIKRRLGSKIVGASHGLGGLVLHRGERFRAKDLHPFWIESVEAVDAWVPCGPNDERGLLSWGIPEEKVVPVYNGVFVPDELQPLDKPIRQAGRLRVVFAGRLIEEKGILELADAMVEVAGLLPDFDLHLCLAGAFTAGMDRIVEARLTRGGCRLDWEIPGEVPPEEVERLLLSSDIFCHPSRGPEGLPLSVLEAGAYGCPLVLSDIPAHRSVFEAGVHALFHRAGDASELALSIARLATDEELRLRLRANAHGLVKRRYNREKMLRRYMKLFDELLSC; the protein is encoded by the coding sequence TTGTTCGACAAGAGGATAGCCTTTGTGACAAAGAGCCCTTTTGGGCCTGCCACGACGACCATAGGGGGAGTGGGGTCGATCATCCGGTCGGTTGCCACAGAGTCCAAGCGTCTCGGTGCCCGTCCGATGGTGATCGTAGACCAATACGTAAAGGATGCACCTTCCGCCAAGCGGTGGGTTCGGGACGGCATTCCCGTCTATCGATTTCCCCTTCTCAGGAGTATTCCAAGGAGCGCCCATCTTTTCGGAAAGACACGCCGCCGCCAGTTGGCCGCCTGGATGGGCCTCCCCCGGGTCTTGAAATGGATTCGTCCGGATCTAATATACTTCAATGTCTCGGGGGATGGCAGGCTCAGGTTCGCCTACGAGATCAAGCGCCGCTTGGGCTCGAAGATCGTCGGCGCCTCTCACGGCCTGGGCGGGCTGGTCCTCCACAGGGGAGAGAGGTTCAGGGCCAAGGATCTCCATCCATTCTGGATTGAGTCTGTGGAAGCCGTGGATGCCTGGGTTCCCTGCGGGCCCAACGACGAGAGGGGACTGCTCTCATGGGGCATACCGGAGGAGAAGGTGGTGCCCGTATACAACGGCGTCTTTGTCCCGGACGAGCTCCAGCCCCTCGATAAACCCATCCGCCAGGCGGGGAGACTCAGGGTCGTTTTTGCAGGGCGGCTCATAGAGGAGAAGGGGATCCTCGAGCTTGCCGACGCCATGGTCGAGGTCGCCGGACTCCTCCCGGACTTTGATCTCCATCTTTGCCTGGCAGGGGCATTCACGGCCGGGATGGACCGTATCGTGGAGGCAAGGCTCACCAGAGGCGGATGCCGGCTCGACTGGGAGATTCCGGGGGAGGTGCCCCCTGAGGAGGTGGAAAGGCTTCTCTTGTCGTCTGACATCTTCTGCCATCCTTCAAGAGGACCGGAAGGGCTTCCCCTGTCGGTCCTGGAGGCTGGCGCCTACGGGTGCCCCCTGGTCCTTTCGGATATTCCCGCACACCGGAGCGTGTTTGAGGCGGGTGTCCACGCCTTGTTCCACAGGGCGGGCGATGCCTCGGAACTCGCACTTTCCATTGCGCGCCTCGCCACGGACGAAGAGCTCCGCCTGAGGCTGAGGGCCAATGCCCACGGACTCGTCAAGAGGCGGTACAACAGGGAGAAGATGTTGAGACGGTACATGAAGCTCTTCGATGAGCTTCTTTCGTGCTGA
- a CDS encoding GNAT family N-acetyltransferase: MKIHEVRRLDEVSGFRSEWEEILSDRGGANVHYLYDWIYLLYKHMGDEERNRLYVVEDGNKVMGFVPLILTTWKTGGLLPLRQLSFIGVGNGVTDFCDFVIRRGAEEIIEYFFRYMREENKKAWHLLHFKYLTEGSSNLTEIRRVLKRDSIDHEETIASRILYIDLEAYGTWESYYQSLGRNLRRDLRKRWNRIHAYHDYRYERNGRLSSGELLETMGRLYTGRQRQMGRESPFEDPVTLGFLREMIDLFRKKGILDFSLVYLEGKPVSYTLGFVYNNIYYHWSIGFDTGYSHLSPNKAHHGILIRDCFEEGISEFNFMRGDSEYKFKWTKTYRTSYQIRVPNAFSSYGKLVNGLRRIRARRASVRCSPHDAVSSPPP, translated from the coding sequence ATGAAGATACACGAGGTGAGACGTCTCGACGAGGTTTCCGGATTCAGATCCGAATGGGAAGAGATCCTATCCGACCGGGGAGGTGCGAACGTACACTACCTCTATGACTGGATATACCTTCTTTACAAACACATGGGAGACGAAGAGCGCAACAGGCTCTACGTTGTCGAGGACGGCAACAAGGTGATGGGATTCGTTCCCCTGATTCTGACTACCTGGAAAACAGGAGGTCTCCTTCCCCTGAGACAGCTCTCATTCATCGGGGTGGGTAACGGAGTGACCGACTTCTGTGATTTTGTCATAAGAAGAGGCGCAGAGGAGATCATAGAGTATTTTTTCCGTTATATGAGGGAAGAAAACAAGAAGGCATGGCATCTTCTTCACTTCAAATACCTTACCGAGGGTAGTTCGAACCTGACCGAGATTCGGAGGGTCCTGAAAAGAGATTCGATCGACCATGAAGAGACCATTGCATCAAGGATCCTCTACATCGATCTCGAAGCTTACGGAACCTGGGAATCCTATTACCAGAGCCTGGGGAGAAATCTGAGAAGGGATCTGAGAAAGAGATGGAACAGGATCCATGCCTATCACGACTACAGGTACGAAAGAAACGGCCGTCTCTCATCCGGCGAACTTCTCGAGACCATGGGTAGACTCTACACCGGGCGGCAGAGGCAGATGGGAAGGGAAAGCCCCTTCGAGGATCCTGTCACACTGGGATTTCTCAGGGAGATGATCGACCTCTTCAGGAAAAAGGGCATCCTCGATTTCTCGCTTGTCTACCTTGAGGGGAAGCCCGTTTCCTACACACTCGGCTTTGTGTACAACAACATTTATTACCACTGGAGCATCGGCTTCGACACGGGGTATTCGCATCTCTCTCCTAACAAGGCCCACCACGGGATTCTCATCAGGGACTGCTTCGAAGAGGGGATCTCCGAGTTCAATTTCATGCGGGGGGACTCGGAGTACAAGTTCAAGTGGACCAAGACGTATAGAACGAGCTACCAGATAAGGGTGCCCAACGCCTTTTCGTCTTACGGTAAGCTTGTCAACGGCCTGAGAAGAATCAGGGCAAGGCGGGCATCGGTTAGATGCTCACCCCACGATGCGGTTTCTTCTCCTCCTCCATGA
- a CDS encoding B12-binding domain-containing radical SAM protein: protein MRILFVFLYSGVPQFPIGIGSISSVLRQGGHETGLCPVEWSQSSETVADRVDAWQPELIGFTSMSSMFNRIREISLLLRRRFPGLFQVCGGIHPTVVPGCIEEAPFDAICQGEGEYGLLELADRLSRSEDYRDVEGFWFRQGGETIENRVRPLIQDLDRLPIADHDIYQSCEIPGRIEGQGEFMFCRGCPFDCTYCSNHALRSIYPGQNYVRYPSVEKAVEELVWVKKRYRIRHVVIHDDVFTLNRKWFHDFCEEYRRRVDLPFFCCIRPGTCTGEMFRALKDANCQRVSIGVESGNPFIREKILNRRISDEEMVETFRLAREAGLETSSFIMLGLPHETRKALVDTVRLTARLGAQNKTQRYIFHPYPGTRLERLCREQGWEPVGSPGSGERREAVLNLPSISRRDIQAYYDYFNTLVKVERLALAKGEKSIARLVARLFILPRLFFLIRAYYRAHKARTYGLLGTLRRIRGRLLTTGRPAAVKPVRHGPERIRQDIPGCPIQRIR, encoded by the coding sequence ATGAGGATTCTCTTTGTCTTTCTCTATAGCGGTGTACCCCAGTTTCCCATCGGCATCGGGTCCATCTCTTCGGTACTCAGGCAGGGCGGCCATGAGACGGGGTTGTGCCCGGTCGAATGGAGCCAATCTTCGGAAACAGTAGCCGACAGAGTGGATGCCTGGCAGCCTGAACTAATTGGGTTCACCTCCATGTCGTCCATGTTCAACCGGATAAGGGAGATTTCCCTTTTGCTGAGGCGGAGGTTCCCCGGCCTTTTTCAGGTCTGCGGAGGAATACATCCCACTGTTGTGCCCGGGTGTATCGAGGAGGCGCCATTCGACGCCATATGCCAGGGTGAAGGGGAGTACGGCCTCCTCGAGCTGGCAGACAGGCTGTCGCGATCAGAGGACTACAGGGACGTGGAGGGATTTTGGTTCAGACAGGGGGGAGAAACCATCGAGAACCGGGTGAGACCCCTCATCCAGGATCTGGACCGGCTCCCCATTGCTGACCACGATATCTACCAGTCCTGCGAGATTCCCGGAAGGATCGAGGGACAGGGGGAATTCATGTTCTGCCGGGGCTGCCCTTTCGACTGCACCTATTGTTCGAACCATGCGTTGAGGAGTATCTACCCGGGCCAGAACTACGTGCGGTACCCGAGCGTGGAGAAGGCCGTGGAAGAACTGGTGTGGGTGAAGAAGAGGTACCGAATCCGCCATGTGGTGATTCACGACGACGTTTTTACCCTCAACAGGAAGTGGTTCCATGACTTCTGTGAAGAATACAGGAGAAGAGTCGACCTTCCCTTTTTCTGTTGTATCCGTCCGGGTACCTGCACGGGGGAGATGTTCAGGGCACTGAAGGATGCCAACTGTCAACGGGTATCGATAGGTGTCGAATCCGGCAATCCGTTCATAAGGGAGAAGATCCTCAACCGCAGAATCAGCGATGAGGAGATGGTCGAGACCTTCCGCCTCGCCCGTGAGGCCGGTCTTGAGACCTCCTCTTTCATCATGTTGGGCCTCCCCCATGAGACAAGGAAGGCCCTTGTCGATACGGTGAGACTCACCGCGAGATTGGGGGCTCAGAACAAGACCCAGCGTTACATATTCCACCCCTACCCGGGGACGAGACTCGAAAGGCTCTGCCGCGAACAGGGATGGGAACCCGTTGGGTCGCCGGGTTCGGGCGAGAGGCGCGAGGCGGTCCTGAACCTCCCGTCCATTTCCCGCCGCGATATACAGGCCTACTACGACTATTTCAATACCCTTGTGAAGGTGGAAAGGCTCGCCCTGGCAAAAGGGGAAAAGAGTATCGCCCGGCTCGTGGCAAGGCTCTTCATCCTGCCCAGGCTCTTCTTTTTGATAAGGGCCTACTACCGTGCACACAAGGCACGAACGTATGGATTGCTCGGGACTCTCCGCCGGATCCGCGGGCGGCTGCTTACCACCGGGAGGCCTGCGGCCGTAAAACCGGTGAGACACGGCCCGGAGAGGATCCGACAGGATATCCCTGGTTGTCCGATTCAGAGAATCCGATGA